Below is a window of Impatiens glandulifera chromosome 2, dImpGla2.1, whole genome shotgun sequence DNA.
AGATCCTATTGATCCTATTGAACCTAAACGGAACACATCATCACCATCAGATTCTCCATCAGAATCACCATCAGGATCACCATCAGGATCACCATCAGGATCACCATCAGAATCACCATCGCCATCTCCGTCACCATTAACTCCCCCAATATCCTCACCACCACCTGCATCCTCACCTTCACCAGAGACAGACAAGAATATAGTGCCTACTACGTTTAGCCGGAATGCTAGAAACAGAAATAGACATATTCTGATACTGTCTGTAGTAATTGGCAGttctctgtttcttcttcttggttTAGGGGTTGCTGTTTTCTATTATCGAGCTTACAAAGTGATCCGTGTCAAACCTCGGAGCACAACATTAACCAAGCAGCTGCAAGAAACAATTATAcctggtaaaaaaaaatatcctcAGATGTGTCAAGTTTTGAGAAACTAAATGTAACTGCTAGTAATCTAGAAGCTGGCTTGATTATCTATTATCAGGTATCCCAAAGCTTAGGAGATCAGAGCTTGAGTCAGCTTGTGAAGACTTCAGCAATGTTGTGGGTACATCATCATTAGGAACAGTCTATAAAGGAACATTGTCTAGTGGAGTTGAAATAGCTGTGATATCAGTTGTTGCTTTATCCTCCAAGGACTGGTCGAGCCATAACCAAGCTCATTTCAGGAACAaggtatatattaatatgagaGTAATCAATTTGAgcaaacttcttcttttttatgcTGAATATGTTGTTGGTGTTGTTATGGTTTTCAGATTGATTCATTGTCTGAAGTGAACCACAGAAATTTTATGAATCTTGTTGGGTATTGTGAAGATGAAGAGCCTTTTACTAGAATGTTGGTTTTTGAATATGCTCCGAATGGTACACTTTTTGAGCATTTACACAGTAAGCACAAGAtcttatttcaaattttcaatgatAAGAATAAAACATGATCTGTTAGAAAGTAATCCTTTACTTTTgttgattttgaatttgatgCAGTAAAAGAAGCAGAGCACTTGGACTGGGGAATGCGAATGAGAATCGCAGTGGGCATTGCATACTGCCTTGAACACATGCACCAATCAACACCTCCAATATACCACACAAATCTAACAGCTTCATCGATCAATCTAACTGAAGATTACGCAGCAAAGATATCAGATTTCGGGTTCTGGGATCATACGTCTGGACCATTGATGGTGATGATGGGATCGAATTCTGAAAGTAATGTGTACAGTTTTGGTGTATTATTGTTTGAGATGATGACTGGTCGGTTACCTTACTCGGTTGGAAAAGGTTCAGCAGACTGGGCATCGGACTATTTGACGATTAACGGGCCCCTTATTGAAATGATGGATCCCATGCTTACATCATTCAAGGTAgagcagttggaagaaattgTTGATATAATTGGGCATTGTGTTCATCCTGATCCTGGTCAAAGACCTTCAATGATAGAAGTTTGTTCGAGATTAAGAGTGATAACGGGTATTGGACCGGATGGAGCCGCCCCGAAAGTGTCTCCTCTTTGGTGGGCTGAGCTTGAAATAATGTCAACAGAAGCTGCCTAAAGAGGTAGGTACTTACTTTTATTGTAAGTATTTTCATTGTGTTTTATTATTGAATGTTACATTACACACCTTTGTAAATAACAAAGCAGAATTTGGTCTCTTTTTGAATTATGTTGTTGCCTttgaataaaattgttattttcaagTCATCTATCTTTCAGATAGAATCTTAAAGCCTACCTCATTTATTTTGGTATATTGAGGAAATACATCTTCAATCTTTCAAATCTTTCTCACTTGGCTATATATTGTAGTGGATAATGAAGGAGCCTATTATATTTTGAGCTTAATTAAATTGTGACGGTCCGAATCCAAAATTCTAACTTTGACATCCAATCCTTGAATGTTACATATTTGTTAGTTTATAACATGCTAGGCCGAAAGGAATATCAACAcgctatatttataaatatctttcAGTATCATGTTCTTTTTTTGAGACACATTTTTTTGAAGtaaattacaaaatacaatGTATGAACACTTTCATCCataatacttatatataatatgcttCAGTCCAACGATTGAATGCACCATCATATGAGGTATATTCAAATAGTGAtttccttatttttattttatataataatagtataaaCATAACTCAAGATTAATGGTACGAAGCTAGCGTAAAAATTTAcctttaatagtttaaaagtaaGTTTAACAACACGAAAATTATACTTATTCATTTGTTAGCGTAGCAGCACAAAGCCCTTAACGATCTATAAGTTATTAAATGACAAAATGCCTTTTAGAAGTTAGCATAATGATAATGACGTAAAACACTTAGGATTCAAAGATTAGCATAATGACCCAACGCCTTAAGGTTCAAAAGTTAGCTTAATAACTACAAAGTTAACCTAAACGTTCAACACAAACACATATACAATAAAGAAATGATTTCATCACTTATAGTCATATCATCGAATATCTCCCATAACTTTAAACACTTCAACTTTTCATATCTCtacatatataatgatgcttaatttttaaagtgtccggattgtcgggttgtgattaatttggatatatatgtgagagtaaatgactacttaggtcggattgtgagttgacccgtccatatatacttaaaacggttaaaaataaattttaaaatcttaagtgtgtttcgaacttgcaacataacaaaataagtgcaactttttaaccaattagactaataacactatattttaaatttaataccaaatttgatgaatgcagaacattttaaccatataagttcaacttttaactaactaatttataatattaaataaatatttgattgaccaaagtgaaagtataAAATCACGAGACGAGAggtttatttagaaaaaaatatgtgagaagataaattgttttaatgaagtaaataaaatgtggaataagagcgttttatttttattcgtgatttattaaaaattttaaacattaaatacatatattttttttattaaatttattttaattatatttttatctgtgtaCATAatgtaacataatttttttttcaagtttcaTATAATTCTACTATCcttccaaataatttaaattcattcCATGATCAATAATTATATTCACGATTGTTTCCTATCTTCTAACcctatatatatcaatttttttcatcaCAAAACCCTCCCTAAAACTATATATCCTCATTAAATATGACCAATACTTTATTGTCTCATATGATTATTTCATGCAttcttatttcataattttcttaacACTTTCTTAATAGTTTTATTATCTCAAAATACActtatataatttcaaataatatagttaatttaagactaataaaaatatttgaaatcttGAGAAAGAAAGGTTTTACATTCCCTAAAATCATTCAGTAAATAATGGATAACAcctcttttattatatatatttatttattttgtctttttatgtttaaaaaataagatttaaataaGAACAACACATATTTGaggtgaaaataataaaaagtgagATGAATGTAAAATTAGagattatccaaaaaaaaaattataattagtaaacaaacttaattttaaaattttgttgactaattcttatctatatatataatgatgcttaatttttaaaatgtccggattgtgtcgagagctgtgattaatttagatatatatatatgtcagagtaaattgatattatggtcagattgtgggttgactcacccataaacttaaaacgattaaaaataaaataaaaaatactatagttatggttcaaacttgcaacctaacgaaacaaatacaaccctttaaccaactaggccaataacactttatattttaaattcaacaacaaatttgattaacgcgagacattttaacaatataagttcaacttttttaactaactagaatgtttaatttttaaaatgtccggattgccgggtcgaaaactgtggttaatttagatatatatgtcagagtaaatgaatactatggttggattgtgggttgaccgcccataaacttaaaacggttaaaaataaaataaaaaaatactatatgtatggttggaacttgcaacctaacaaaacaagtacaaccttttaaccaactaggttaataacattttatattttaaatttaacactaaatttgatgaacgtggaacattttaacaatataagttcaactatttaattaactaatatttttaaagtgtctagattgtcgggtcgagagctatggttaatttggatatatatgagagtaaatatatatttgggtcaggatatatatgagagtaaatatatatttgagtcAGATtttaggttgacccgcccatgaacatttttaccgtaatatttttttctcggtttttttatattattactcgtgcggGATATgtgctaattttttttttaataattattaatataatactATTGTATTTTAGAGtgcattatttaatttttaaatttagtgaATCTTAATCACATGGTTgcatattgttatttatttatataaatgacaaTCAGAATATGTATTGAAACAAATCGATTTTTTAACCCTTAGAAGATATGAAATTTTGTAAACTGATATCTACGGTTTAAATGTGTATTAGGATAAATATGACGAAAATTAATCAGTTAGgttatgaaatatattataatatattttaaacagaaataaaaaaaaaaggttggaGAATGTGGGTTAggtaaaatagaaaaaaataaaattcaatatgactttgttttctttgtttagcttaataaataatcaatcaatcacaCGACGCCCCATTAATTACTTCCATTTTCATTTTAC
It encodes the following:
- the LOC124927500 gene encoding probable inactive receptor-like protein kinase At3g56050 isoform X1 is translated as MVEHWTLRNPGVFVLDVILIYLFYNSEFCWSLNEEGEALLRFKDRLDSDPLGSLTEWRDEVGVINPCLWDGVECSNGFVVSLNLKDFGLVGTLSHELGKLIHVKSIILRNNSLYGSVPDEIVRLEKLEVLDIGYNCFRKPLPSTLSNYLSILLDNNELRDDILPEIPSEVEVLRNPQQRARHTGRNILWNAAETKDSSHHRKLLQDPIDPIEPKRNTSSPSDSPSESPSGSPSGSPSGSPSESPSPSPSPLTPPISSPPPASSPSPETDKNIVPTTFSRNARNRNRHILILSVVIGSSLFLLLGLGVAVFYYRAYKVIRVKPRSTTLTKQLQETIIPGIPKLRRSELESACEDFSNVVGTSSLGTVYKGTLSSGVEIAVISVVALSSKDWSSHNQAHFRNKIDSLSEVNHRNFMNLVGYCEDEEPFTRMLVFEYAPNGTLFEHLHIKEAEHLDWGMRMRIAVGIAYCLEHMHQSTPPIYHTNLTASSINLTEDYAAKISDFGFWDHTSGPLMVMMGSNSESNVYSFGVLLFEMMTGRLPYSVGKGSADWASDYLTINGPLIEMMDPMLTSFKVEQLEEIVDIIGHCVHPDPGQRPSMIEVCSRLRVITGIGPDGAAPKVSPLWWAELEIMSTEAA
- the LOC124927500 gene encoding probable inactive receptor-like protein kinase At3g56050 isoform X2, whose protein sequence is MNLESLFIILRNNSLYGSVPDEIVRLEKLEVLDIGYNCFRKPLPSTLSNYLSILLDNNELRDDILPEIPSEVEVLRNPQQRARHTGRNILWNAAETKDSSHHRKLLQDPIDPIEPKRNTSSPSDSPSESPSGSPSGSPSGSPSESPSPSPSPLTPPISSPPPASSPSPETDKNIVPTTFSRNARNRNRHILILSVVIGSSLFLLLGLGVAVFYYRAYKVIRVKPRSTTLTKQLQETIIPGIPKLRRSELESACEDFSNVVGTSSLGTVYKGTLSSGVEIAVISVVALSSKDWSSHNQAHFRNKIDSLSEVNHRNFMNLVGYCEDEEPFTRMLVFEYAPNGTLFEHLHIKEAEHLDWGMRMRIAVGIAYCLEHMHQSTPPIYHTNLTASSINLTEDYAAKISDFGFWDHTSGPLMVMMGSNSESNVYSFGVLLFEMMTGRLPYSVGKGSADWASDYLTINGPLIEMMDPMLTSFKVEQLEEIVDIIGHCVHPDPGQRPSMIEVCSRLRVITGIGPDGAAPKVSPLWWAELEIMSTEAA